TACAGGTGGAGGTGGCGGTGGGGGCAATACGCCCGAGGACCgagaatataatttaaattttaaaaagcgaGTTGTTCAATTCGTACAAAAATGGTTAATGGCCGTGCGCCATGCTGCATTCGAGGAATCTGTCGTCTGTGATTTTATTGAggtaaataatcaaaaaactcATCGACTCGCATATCTATGTTATAGCTGTGCAACCATGAACCACCATCATTTCAATATAGCTCCATAATCATCATGACGTGCTCGTTGATTTAATGTTGATTCATTTTTAATAGGACCTGGCTGCTGATGTCGAAGCTGATCCAGATTTAAATGAGGAAACGAGCGTCGTTCACAATATTCTCACTCAACTGTCACGCTACCAAGAGGACCGAACTGCCAATGCTGGACAAAAGTGGAAGCTACCACCAAATGGCCAACCAATTTGTCTGTTCAGTGGAAATACCACAACGTCAAGGACTGTAATCCGACCGGATGATGACAGTAAGTTTCCGAAGAATTTCGATTATTTCATTTGGAATTTTGTGGCAATTCCAAGCGTACCTCCACTCCACTTTTGAATACTGACCACTTTTTAAGAGTGTTCAGTTCGTTCCACATTTAGGTACCTATATTTATAGTGCATCATCTCTTATATTTCACAGTCATCTTTCGAGTTTATTGTGCTGACCACACCTACTGCACCCTACGCTTCCCATTGCACACCACTGCTGGTATAATAAAGGCATGTGCCGCTGACAAGCTGCAACTGAACCGAGGACCCGATGACCTGGCTCTTGTCGAAGTAAAATCGAACGGAGAACGTTCGAAATTTAAGGATAACGATGTTAGCATTCCAACGGGATTAAGTCTTAATGGCCGCCTCTTTGTTTCTGTTAAGGATCACCTAGACGCACTGGTaagtctatatatatatataccctATACCCACACACTTATTGAGTGGAATATTAAATGCATGAAGTGTACTCTAGAGAGGGATTACAAACtaatttgttcttttgtttttctatgtGTTATGCTTTTGTGTTCCTTGACAGACTCCATTGCCCGAACAAGAAGGACCTACGGAAGGAGTTGATGTGGATTTAGAAATTATAAGTACCAAAGAGCTGGCTTACCATATAACAATTTTCGATTGGGACCTATTTTGGGCGGTGCACGAGTATGAGTTGCTGTATCATACCTTTGGAAGATATCATTTCGGAAAGGTACGTAAACGTGTGATGGTTGTTTTGTGTTGTGGTTGGAACGCATAAGGAAAGGATTCATTTTTGTCCTTCTGAGGAGTCGTTGTAGTCGGTGTTAGATATGCCACCTTTTATATATATCTTCCTATAAGAAGAGAATTGTCTGTATACCTTCAGAACCTTTATATTTGCAAATACAAAAGCGACATTTGCAATCAATTTGCattatttataatatcattGTGAGTTGTAAGGAGATTTTCCCAGCAAATGTGGTAAATTTAAGAGGAATGCTAATGTTTCATGATTTCCTATATGGAGATATAGttagttatatatttttatgcaAGAACAAGACCATTATGTTGGAACATTTCTAAGCTTTATTGTTTGTCATGgggttttgctttttgttttgtaaccTAGCACTAGGTTCATTTTCAATTGATAGAGGACGAAGGATCTGTTGAATAAAAGATTGTTCAATCCTACGATTTCtagaaaattgttaaacatCTTACTTGTGCATTGTGATGATGGGGCTACGTCTTGGTTGTAAAATGGAAAATTATGTTGTGGATGGAATACTTATTTCTCCAGCCGATTACGATAGAAGTGATTCTGGTATAGATTAAGGCCTATAGTTGATGGTTGATAATACTCCAAAGTTAGGCTGattcaaaatttacaaatttttgaagtacAATCTTGATAGACTGAAATGTATTGTCATTTTTAAGAGATATAATGGATTAGTACTTCATTTCTCCTATTATTCGGTGTTAACGAACATAAAATGTAGGTTTTGAAAGTTTTCTCATTAGAAAGCATCGAAAAgggaattttttcaaagttatatcaaaaaaagaataaaaatatttaagttaagaATTCGGACATGATTAATCTGATGTCTTCCGAAtatgaaatttcataaaaagaataaaaggcaaataaagggtgattgtGTTAACATTAATTTCCGAATTCGAATAAAAATTACATACCTAAGATTTCTATTTacataaaaatggaaatttaacatcaattatttgccaagtagttgaaaagtaaaaatttatatctaattatgcttcttattcttctcgATGGGCACAGAGTTCCAAAGGCATACAAAATTGTATCGGGGGAATATTTAAGCAAGGGAAATTCCGTTTACGGTATagataatcaggttgttgagtTTGGATGATTTCATGTAGGTAACTCAGAGATCGAAAGTTTATTAAGCTGTCTGTATATGTGATATGTGATCATAACGacgtagattataaatatagcGGGCAATATTGTTATAAGCAACATTTAATTTGCAGCTATTCACacagtctagtttacaaaaAAGATTTCACACCCATACAGTGCAATCGGTAGTATAAGGACcttagcaagtagcagtttaattttgataggaatgaaattttaagtgacttgaagaagtcggagacttccatagactttaccaatctcactattaaggtggtcatcccaagtgagagtgcgattgaatactacGCCTAGGGCTCTAGCAGTGCTTACATATTCAATGAttcgtcgtcaagtttcaacGGGTTTAAACCcgataaattaaagtttttgcgATTAATGGAGAGGGATGTTGATTTAACAGGGTTAAGGCggagatcgttcttttttgacccctgtgaaatgcggagcagatcCTCGTTCATTAAAGCTACTGCAAGGTCTACTTATAAGGAGCTACACATTATCAGCATACAGATGAAATATGCAATGTTTAGCAACTCGTtgtaactcatttatgtaaagtgagaagagcattggtccaaggatagatccctgtggcactccactcatGACATTGAGAAAGGTGACcgagtatccattggccaccacgcattgttgccttgcgctgagatacgaaagaacaagcttacaggactctaaagaaaacccaaagttaattcgcagctttctacaaagaattgagtgaTTAACAGTACCAAGGtcctttgaataatctaacagtgttagcaatgtaacatgatcactgtccaTTGCCATCCTTATTTCATCAGTGACAAAAAGTAAGGCGGATTTGCAGGTCGAAACCCAGACTGATAGCtacttaacaggttgttgattgtaagatattttttgatctgccccaaaatagttttttcaaacaccttcgaaagaaacggaagaatggCAATCGGCCAATTGATGGTTTTTAGGCTTGTGTAGAACAGTCTAGGGTTACTTATGATGGTCTCGTAAGGTGCTAATCATATTTACTGTCGTGCACTTTAGCTAtgatcattaaaaatatgtCCTGCCTGATGTCATGCGATAAATCCAGTTGGTTCCATTCCCGGAAAGAAGAAGCATTGGTTCTCAATGATCTTAGAACGTTTGATCTATGAAGACTAATTTTATCTCTTTCCATCACTTTTATTAGATAAACTAAATGCGTTTTCAAGTTACCAAGTTATATCCATAGAGAAGAACCTTAATGAGATCTCTCGTAAGATTTAGACTCCACAGTAGAATATAATTTGAACATCAATGTAAAAGGCGAACAGAATGGCACTCCAAGAACATGCCTGTGGTACACCTGTATACGTATGAAACCATTCTGAAAACTTTGAACCATCCCACACAGCTGCACTTGATGATTGCTATAAATTAAGTAGAAAAAAtccacaattttgtttttctgctcCATTTTTATAGAATTCAGCTGAAATGCGCCATCACATTATCAAGAATTTTTCAGAATGATAAGATTTCgaatttagtttaattaaaaatactgatatttctttttgttctgtcccacaaaagaaacttttttttacttctttaaaCGATTGAGATGTCCTAAATTCTTATGTTTTTCTATCAGATcaggttttaacaaaaaaaagtttaaaatatgcccctttaaaatgtttaaagcaaccaaaaatgttttttttattttgaactaacaatttcttttaaatattgctTTGCATTTCTTTAAGGTTTTTGTAAGAGAGGTGCAATCTAccaacttatgaagatttttcgaatattatatgtaaatatttaaactgaatattgaagcgaaagtttataggttttggtcacagattttattgaaaatctacTTCGTATATTTAGAGATTTATAAAAAGccttatttacttatttttaaaatttcatttaagatttaaattcattattatttcgaTCGTACTGATAGTTTCTTTGTACGAAAAATTTACATTAACTATTTCCTTACAATTAGTTAAATCCCAACAAAAATGCCACACTGTGATTTGTTTAACGTCCAAAACATGTCGACAAATGAGGCTAAACtttaatttgcaataaaataattgtttaaagtgCACCTATGGAAAGTAACGAATGTAATAATTATATTCGATGTCtcgaatatttttaaagaaatcagtctatatttatgttttgaataacattttttaagttatttaaataataacgttgatttttattaaacatgtCTTAAATGACATGACATTTGCCCACGAAGGACGttaatgggaagttatcggtgtAGGATGTATCATAACTCTAAAAAGCAAGTTTGAGATTTTACAATGGTGATGACGAATAATAGTTTGCTGACCTTTTTACCAACGATAAAATGATCTAAACActagaaattaaatttctgaagaatttttatcaaatttcaattcTGTAAATGATAACAACGCCATAAAGTTTATAGGAAAAAGGAAGACCATAAAGTTTCGTAGAAAAGTACCTCAGAATTTAGTTggaaaaattttccaaaaagaaaaatattccaaGATTATGaattcataataataaatatttgtttaattacttCCATTATTCATATATTATTTACTTGTGTAactataactttttgttttccagATAACTGCAAATCTTGATGTTTTTCTTAGACGTTTCAACGAATTACAATATTGGATTGTTACGGAAATTGTATCTACATCGAGTATGAGTAAACGTGTTGGTCTCCTTCGAAAATTCATCAAATTAGCTGCTTAGTAAGTTCAATATCATTGAATTGaaccaattcaattaaaaaattttgcaTTCTCAAATATTATAGCTGCAAGGAATACCAAAATCTCAATGCATTCTTTGCCATTGTTATGGGTCTCTCCAATATGGCAGTATCTCGTCTACAATTAACCTGGGATAAAATTCCCTCAAAGTTTCGCAAACTGTTTCAAGAATTCGAAGCTTTAATTGACCCAAGTCGAAATCACCGGGCGTATAGAGTATTTGTTGGAAAATTGCAACCACCTGTTATACCATTTATGCCATTGCTCCTAAAGGACATGACATTTGCCCACGAAGGTAATAAAACCAGTCTCGATGGTTTggtcaattttgaaaagatgcaCATGATGGCCCAAACGATGCGAACGATACGTTTCTGTCGGTCACGAAGTCTTGGTAAGTGAAGTTGTATACATGTACCTAACCTATGCTTTATGGTCTTGCCATCCAATTAATAACATGCGGCATTTGTGAATATTTTATgcgaatgttttcaaattgGTTTTCCCATCTACAGGTTTGGAACCACCCTCACCCAAGACTGAAGGTGAAATACGTTCGTTTATAAGTTGCTTACGCGTCATCGATAACCAGAGAGTCCTTACAGGAATGTCACAGAAAATCGAACCAACTAGAAAAATGAACTAAAGGCTTATAA
This window of the Eupeodes corollae chromosome 3, idEupCoro1.1, whole genome shotgun sequence genome carries:
- the LOC129952461 gene encoding rap guanine nucleotide exchange factor 4 isoform X6 — protein: MNDIITNCKLKNGFGAAMSAAPASPTKRPLSPDHPNPALPITEDYTSEKMKKRGDKENLGLKKQVSPSPAMSRMGWALRTLLVTDSSSCLKDRKVSGKLIRKCAPGTELVDWLLNLSPIVHTRAQAAGMWQALLEEGVLSHVNKEQPFKDKCFLYRFRVDEEGTSGGAPQTDDVNASNDHVREALGTLFQRGPDATLRMILRKPSHERSPEELELVFEELLHIAALSHLSTSIKRELASIIVFESHAQAGTILFNQGDEGRSWYILLKGSVDVVIHGKGTVATLKTGDDFGKLALINDAPRAATIVLKENNCHLLRVDKEHFNRILRDVEANTLRLQEHGKDVLVLERVAKQRGQHSAFKYTVMSGTPSKMLEHLLETRLGGQVVGIDPFLDDFLLTHIVFMPVVQLVDELVNYFHCENTGGGGGGGNTPEDREYNLNFKKRVVQFVQKWLMAVRHAAFEESVVCDFIEDLAADVEADPDLNEETSVVHNILTQLSRYQEDRTANAGQKWKLPPNGQPICLFSGNTTTSRTVIRPDDDIIFRVYCADHTYCTLRFPLHTTAGIIKACAADKLQLNRGPDDLALVEVKSNGERSKFKDNDVSIPTGLSLNGRLFVSVKDHLDALTPLPEQEGPTEGVDVDLEIISTKELAYHITIFDWDLFWAVHEYELLYHTFGRYHFGKITANLDVFLRRFNELQYWIVTEIVSTSSMSKRVGLLRKFIKLAAYCKEYQNLNAFFAIVMGLSNMAVSRLQLTWDKIPSKFRKLFQEFEALIDPSRNHRAYRVFVGKLQPPVIPFMPLLLKDMTFAHEGNKTSLDGLVNFEKMHMMAQTMRTIRFCRSRSLGLEPPSPKTEGEIRSFISCLRVIDNQRVLTGMSQKIEPTRKMN
- the LOC129952461 gene encoding rap guanine nucleotide exchange factor 4 isoform X8; translation: MYLAMCFGAAMSAAPASPTKRPLSPDHPNPALPITESPSPAMSRMGWALRTLLVTDSSSCLKDRKVSGKLIRKCAPGTELVDWLLNLSPIVHTRAQAAGMWQALLEEGVLSHVNKEQPFKDKCFLYRFRVDEEGTSGGAPQTDDVNASNDHVREALGTLFQRGPDATLRMILRKPSHERSPEELELVFEELLHIAALSHLSTSIKRELASIIVFESHAQAGTILFNQGDEGRSWYILLKGSVDVVIHGKGTVATLKTGDDFGKLALINDAPRAATIVLKENNCHLLRVDKEHFNRILRDVEANTLRLQEHGKDVLVLERVAKQRGQHSAFKYTVMSGTPSKMLEHLLETRLGGQVVGIDPFLDDFLLTHIVFMPVVQLVDELVNYFHCENTGGGGGGGNTPEDREYNLNFKKRVVQFVQKWLMAVRHAAFEESVVCDFIEDLAADVEADPDLNEETSVVHNILTQLSRYQEDRTANAGQKWKLPPNGQPICLFSGNTTTSRTVIRPDDDIIFRVYCADHTYCTLRFPLHTTAGIIKACAADKLQLNRGPDDLALVEVKSNGERSKFKDNDVSIPTGLSLNGRLFVSVKDHLDALTPLPEQEGPTEGVDVDLEIISTKELAYHITIFDWDLFWAVHEYELLYHTFGRYHFGKITANLDVFLRRFNELQYWIVTEIVSTSSMSKRVGLLRKFIKLAAYCKEYQNLNAFFAIVMGLSNMAVSRLQLTWDKIPSKFRKLFQEFEALIDPSRNHRAYRVFVGKLQPPVIPFMPLLLKDMTFAHEGNKTSLDGLVNFEKMHMMAQTMRTIRFCRSRSLGLEPPSPKTEGEIRSFISCLRVIDNQRVLTGMSQKIEPTRKMN
- the LOC129952461 gene encoding rap guanine nucleotide exchange factor 4 isoform X7; amino-acid sequence: MYLAMCFGAAMSAAPASPTKRPLSPDHPNPALPITEDYTSEKMKKRGDKENLGLKKQVSPSPAMSRMGWALRTLLVTDSSSCLKDRKVSGKLIRKCAPGTELVDWLLNLSPIVHTRAQAAGMWQALLEEGVLSHVNKEQPFKDKCFLYRFRVDEEGTSGGAPQTDDVNASNDHVREALGTLFQRGPDATLRMILRKPSHERSPEELELVFEELLHIAALSHLSTSIKRELASIIVFESHAQAGTILFNQGDEGRSWYILLKGSVDVVIHGKGTVATLKTGDDFGKLALINDAPRAATIVLKENNCHLLRVDKEHFNRILRDVEANTLRLQEHGKDVLVLERVAKQRGQHSAFKYTVMSGTPSKMLEHLLETRLGGQVVGIDPFLDDFLLTHIVFMPVVQLVDELVNYFHCENTGGGGGGGNTPEDREYNLNFKKRVVQFVQKWLMAVRHAAFEESVVCDFIEDLAADVEADPDLNEETSVVHNILTQLSRYQEDRTANAGQKWKLPPNGQPICLFSGNTTTSRTVIRPDDDIIFRVYCADHTYCTLRFPLHTTAGIIKACAADKLQLNRGPDDLALVEVKSNGERSKFKDNDVSIPTGLSLNGRLFVSVKDHLDALTPLPEQEGPTEGVDVDLEIISTKELAYHITIFDWDLFWAVHEYELLYHTFGRYHFGKITANLDVFLRRFNELQYWIVTEIVSTSSMSKRVGLLRKFIKLAAYCKEYQNLNAFFAIVMGLSNMAVSRLQLTWDKIPSKFRKLFQEFEALIDPSRNHRAYRVFVGKLQPPVIPFMPLLLKDMTFAHEGNKTSLDGLVNFEKMHMMAQTMRTIRFCRSRSLGLEPPSPKTEGEIRSFISCLRVIDNQRVLTGMSQKIEPTRKMN